Proteins encoded together in one Caldicellulosiruptor saccharolyticus DSM 8903 window:
- the csx20 gene encoding CRISPR-associated protein Csx20 has translation MNKLFLIFNHTLTEDQEKEAKELLKVTQIIPLPQHLQKLWSNIPPDKDLSSDLFFPITSYLLANKGEDKNYCLIQGDFGAMVYLVSWCFKHDFIPIYATTKRVAQEVIKPDGSVELIKVFKHERFRRYILCI, from the coding sequence TTGAACAAGCTGTTTTTGATTTTTAATCATACTCTTACAGAAGATCAGGAAAAAGAAGCAAAAGAATTGTTAAAAGTAACCCAGATTATTCCTCTTCCTCAGCACCTGCAGAAGTTATGGAGTAATATTCCACCTGATAAAGATTTGAGCAGCGATTTATTTTTTCCAATTACATCTTATTTGCTTGCAAACAAGGGTGAAGATAAAAATTATTGTCTCATTCAAGGTGATTTTGGTGCAATGGTGTATCTTGTCAGCTGGTGTTTCAAACACGACTTTATTCCAATTTATGCAACAACCAAAAGAGTGGCTCAAGAAGTTATAAAGCCAGACGGTTCTGTTGAACTTATAAAGGTTTTCAAGCATGAGAGATTCAGAAGATATATCCTTTGCATATAA
- the csx1 gene encoding CRISPR-associated CARF protein Csx1 has product MKIIYQIGRLDNPGSAKKEFFITRFKGEIVNFSRESELSAFVLRDFLNSQGNEAKTVVIYPISILLNEKIKDYVEDEDLKKELKNICENPSQYLKSPFDIINRLPLESLRDDALVIHSLGTYLNNVELDGSYDDIVLEILFDMIERYMKEDIDEIYLDISSGHNIYISAMIEASRHFAVLTKLMHWIHEEKRPSIYVVFSDPIMGSSAKTFEIHIQPQSYTAFFSSPISKKEACDHNFSFLRNIYQEPQDDTKGNNKVLQKQQIRQKRKALKEKIEMFTILFSAIKNNVPLYLYYHTYHSIDEIKNELVNLINHAKDQLIKDFEVSPKLNKKAYLDAIFSLCFYMGIVEVLERYNITMFCQQTGFDLEKLGQTFAQIYTIFGIPMNYTMLGNEISNDTEKIQQHGEIDKWTRLRKIVDPVKSISDEPDERNFFAHSGLEGNVTEVRYDGEKVYVRYIQVLPQSTIDCWLKKRV; this is encoded by the coding sequence ATGAAGATTATTTATCAGATTGGACGGCTTGATAATCCAGGGTCGGCAAAGAAAGAGTTTTTTATAACCAGATTCAAAGGAGAGATTGTAAACTTTTCAAGAGAATCAGAACTTTCTGCCTTTGTTTTGAGAGATTTTTTGAACTCTCAAGGGAATGAGGCTAAGACGGTGGTGATTTATCCTATCAGCATTCTTTTAAATGAAAAGATTAAAGATTACGTCGAAGATGAGGATTTAAAAAAGGAGCTTAAAAACATTTGCGAAAATCCTTCACAATACCTCAAATCTCCTTTTGATATAATAAACAGGCTACCTCTTGAAAGTTTAAGAGATGATGCGCTTGTAATTCATTCTCTGGGGACATATCTGAATAACGTAGAACTTGATGGCAGCTATGATGACATAGTCCTTGAAATTTTGTTTGACATGATAGAAAGGTATATGAAAGAAGATATAGATGAGATTTATCTTGACATTTCAAGCGGGCACAATATATACATATCCGCAATGATCGAGGCATCAAGGCATTTTGCGGTTTTAACAAAGCTTATGCACTGGATTCACGAAGAAAAGCGCCCCAGTATATACGTTGTATTTTCAGATCCTATTATGGGAAGTAGTGCAAAAACTTTTGAAATACACATCCAACCGCAAAGCTATACAGCATTTTTCTCATCACCGATAAGCAAGAAAGAAGCGTGCGACCACAACTTTTCGTTTTTGCGAAACATTTACCAAGAACCGCAGGACGATACGAAAGGCAACAATAAAGTTTTGCAAAAACAGCAGATACGACAGAAAAGAAAAGCTTTGAAAGAAAAGATAGAAATGTTTACTATTTTATTTTCTGCAATCAAAAACAACGTCCCGTTATACCTGTATTACCATACATACCATTCAATAGATGAAATAAAAAATGAGCTTGTAAATCTTATTAATCATGCTAAGGATCAGCTTATAAAAGACTTTGAAGTTTCGCCAAAACTTAACAAAAAAGCATATCTTGATGCAATTTTTAGCCTTTGTTTTTACATGGGGATTGTTGAGGTTCTGGAAAGATACAATATAACAATGTTTTGCCAGCAGACAGGTTTTGATTTAGAAAAACTTGGACAGACCTTTGCACAGATTTACACAATATTTGGTATTCCAATGAACTATACAATGCTTGGGAATGAGATTTCGAACGACACTGAAAAAATACAACAGCATGGTGAAATAGATAAGTGGACAAGGCTGAGAAAAATTGTCGACCCGGTAAAATCTATTTCAGATGAGCCTGATGAGAGAAACTTTTTTGCTCATTCAGGGCTTGAAGGCAATGTTACAGAAGTAAGATATGACGGTGAAAAAGTTTATGTCAGATACATTCAAGTACTTCCACAGAGCACGATAGACTGCTGGCTTAAGAAAAGAGTATGA
- the csx2 gene encoding TIGR02221 family CRISPR-associated protein, translating to MTKNNITNVLISVIGKGRLKKDQTVGYEQTEYVFNPDTNKKYVASKTAFFGIALYEYFKEVEKIQIDKFILIGTDRSAWSELYQILPHDVQNSEDITAMCLKVYEEEKKGIQDSTLSVWQNTLTKYVPKLKFYKIKPLELGRGIDILLQELDKDGDYNIIFDMTHAFRNIPVVFSYGIMLLKYLRKINSVRIFYGAHDMINYFSDLVSGQSPVIEIPLIDKLVRLIESMATFQNSGYFVPLLEQIGFGDREKTYFKLEMNRQPRREIEEIIKEFENKQEAVKHAFEKEIVEIMYKEFCEMNRQEKLYQRMYKRSKFFYERRQYLKALVLLYEAIIVLFADVYNIKDNMNYDAREKARDKLFLEIKNIKNKKSDLNKLIKEQDEADTVKELEYVRNAAVHGSSPRGNQEYLENVEKFKILLNSAINLFEKMLKRRSES from the coding sequence GTGACAAAAAATAATATAACAAACGTTCTAATTTCTGTTATAGGCAAAGGGCGATTGAAAAAAGACCAGACAGTAGGGTACGAACAAACTGAGTATGTTTTCAATCCTGATACAAATAAAAAGTATGTTGCCTCAAAAACAGCTTTTTTTGGAATTGCACTTTATGAATATTTTAAGGAAGTAGAAAAAATACAAATTGACAAGTTCATTTTAATTGGCACTGACCGGTCAGCATGGTCAGAGCTTTACCAGATATTGCCTCATGATGTGCAAAATTCAGAAGATATAACTGCGATGTGCTTAAAAGTGTATGAAGAAGAAAAGAAAGGTATTCAAGACAGTACACTTTCGGTGTGGCAGAACACTCTGACAAAGTACGTACCGAAGCTGAAATTTTACAAAATAAAGCCGCTTGAGCTTGGCAGAGGTATTGATATACTTTTGCAAGAGCTTGATAAAGATGGTGACTATAACATAATCTTTGACATGACGCATGCATTTAGGAACATTCCTGTTGTTTTTTCATATGGAATAATGCTTTTGAAGTATTTGAGAAAAATAAATAGTGTAAGAATATTTTACGGTGCGCATGATATGATAAATTATTTTTCTGACCTTGTGAGTGGACAATCCCCGGTCATTGAGATTCCTTTAATAGACAAGCTTGTAAGGCTAATAGAATCGATGGCAACATTCCAAAACTCAGGTTATTTTGTACCGTTGCTTGAGCAAATAGGTTTTGGCGACAGAGAAAAGACTTATTTCAAGCTTGAGATGAACCGCCAGCCACGAAGAGAAATTGAAGAGATAATAAAAGAATTTGAAAACAAACAAGAAGCGGTTAAACATGCTTTTGAAAAAGAAATAGTTGAAATAATGTACAAAGAGTTTTGTGAGATGAACAGGCAGGAAAAACTTTATCAAAGGATGTACAAAAGATCAAAGTTTTTCTATGAAAGAAGGCAGTATCTCAAAGCACTTGTTCTTCTTTATGAAGCAATAATTGTTCTTTTTGCAGATGTGTATAATATAAAAGATAATATGAATTATGATGCACGTGAAAAAGCCAGAGATAAACTATTTTTAGAAATAAAAAATATTAAAAACAAAAAGTCAGATTTAAATAAATTAATCAAGGAACAGGATGAAGCAGATACAGTAAAAGAACTGGAATATGTAAGGAATGCTGCAGTGCACGGTTCATCACCGCGCGGCAATCAGGAATACCTTGAAAATGTAGAGAAATTCAAAATATTATTAAATTCGGCCATAAATTTGTTTGAAAAGATGTTAAAAAGAAGAAGCGAGAGTTAA
- a CDS encoding ISNCY-like element ISCsa7 family transposase yields the protein MTNFIKTQKQKFLKILMTIEKVIKALGLKIKSSRRGRPKKFKLSHIIACFVYKVKNKINSFRELEYKINEDEEFKKAIGIEKSPDHTYFSKWAKVIEEEYIEGIARILVREIDPQTKVCAIDSTPLRSSRGDKEAEVGVCVSLGFYNGYKLHVLATVESEVIPIVWWLTCANIHDSKVVELLYEAKIFGPEVILADAGYDCAKWFEVSDRLGMKFVAAVNKRNSKDFSNVKNILRIKNMEFLRSEEGQKLYKQRTKIERLFGKLKGEYNLEQVRLRGFRTYKKHVDWIMITYLIEVYIQKIENCKFSFKYTWNNL from the coding sequence ATGACTAATTTTATTAAAACACAAAAACAAAAATTTTTAAAGATACTTATGACAATTGAGAAAGTAATAAAAGCCTTGGGATTAAAGATAAAAAGTAGCAGGAGAGGAAGACCGAAGAAATTTAAGCTAAGCCATATAATAGCTTGTTTTGTTTACAAAGTCAAAAACAAGATAAACAGTTTCAGGGAATTAGAATACAAGATAAATGAAGATGAAGAATTTAAAAAGGCTATAGGGATAGAAAAGAGCCCCGATCATACATATTTTTCGAAATGGGCAAAAGTAATTGAAGAAGAATATATAGAAGGGATAGCAAGAATTTTAGTGAGAGAAATAGATCCGCAGACAAAAGTTTGTGCTATAGATTCTACACCTTTGAGAAGCTCGAGGGGTGACAAAGAGGCAGAAGTAGGAGTATGTGTTAGTTTAGGTTTTTACAATGGGTATAAATTACATGTGTTAGCAACAGTTGAAAGCGAGGTTATACCTATAGTATGGTGGTTGACATGTGCAAATATCCATGACAGTAAAGTAGTAGAACTTTTGTATGAAGCTAAGATATTTGGACCTGAAGTGATATTGGCAGATGCAGGTTATGATTGTGCGAAATGGTTTGAGGTGTCAGATAGACTTGGGATGAAGTTTGTAGCGGCGGTAAATAAGAGAAATAGTAAGGATTTCAGTAATGTAAAAAATATTTTGAGGATAAAAAATATGGAATTTTTAAGAAGCGAAGAAGGACAAAAGTTATATAAGCAGAGGACAAAAATAGAAAGATTATTTGGTAAGTTAAAAGGAGAATACAATTTAGAACAAGTAAGGTTAAGAGGTTTTAGAACATATAAGAAGCATGTAGACTGGATTATGATTACTTATTTGATAGAGGTCTATATTCAAAAAATTGAAAACTGTAAATTTTCTTTTAAATACACGTGGAATAATTTATAG
- a CDS encoding DUF1848 domain-containing protein encodes MIISASRRTDIPAFYGDWFINRIKEGFAMYRNPMRPTQVFAVSLHPKDVDAIVFWTKNPKNFLDKLKYLEEYIYYFQFTITPYGKDLEPGIPSKDEVIQTFIELSNMIGKKRVIWRYDPIIINDKMPLSYHKEKFEEFCEKLSPYTLKCIISYVDFYSKAVDELNKINAKDLTAEQLYNVFTEIGKIGKRYNLSVETCAEEVPVEELGLRKAHCVDGELINELGREKGFKDDTEYKKDSNQRKACGCVQSVDLGIFNTCKHFCTYCYANFSRNSILKNVQKYDANSPLLCSFLDIEKDEIRIRLKEGSRKLDIKDIQDGKVNGIESYYGQISFYDSNKDLSEKFDGWLEKKVLEYLERSNQRHCY; translated from the coding sequence ATGATTATAAGTGCGAGCAGAAGAACAGATATTCCGGCATTTTATGGTGATTGGTTTATAAACAGGATAAAAGAAGGATTTGCAATGTATAGAAATCCAATGAGACCTACTCAGGTTTTTGCAGTGTCTCTTCATCCAAAAGATGTTGATGCGATAGTATTCTGGACAAAAAATCCCAAAAATTTTTTGGACAAGTTAAAATACTTAGAAGAGTATATTTATTATTTTCAATTTACAATCACGCCTTATGGGAAAGATTTAGAACCAGGGATTCCTTCAAAAGATGAGGTTATCCAAACCTTTATAGAGCTTTCGAACATGATAGGGAAAAAGAGAGTTATCTGGAGATATGACCCGATAATTATAAATGATAAAATGCCTCTCAGTTACCATAAAGAGAAATTTGAAGAGTTTTGTGAAAAACTTTCGCCATATACCCTCAAGTGTATAATTAGCTATGTTGACTTTTACAGCAAGGCAGTGGATGAGCTAAATAAAATAAATGCAAAAGACCTTACGGCAGAGCAGCTTTACAATGTCTTTACTGAAATAGGAAAGATAGGCAAAAGATATAACCTGAGTGTTGAGACATGTGCAGAAGAGGTGCCGGTCGAAGAGCTTGGCTTGAGGAAAGCTCACTGTGTGGACGGAGAACTTATAAATGAGCTCGGAAGAGAAAAAGGTTTTAAAGATGATACAGAATATAAAAAGGATAGCAATCAGAGAAAAGCATGTGGATGTGTTCAAAGCGTAGATCTTGGTATATTCAATACCTGCAAGCATTTTTGCACATACTGCTATGCAAATTTCAGCAGAAATTCAATTCTGAAGAATGTGCAAAAATATGATGCAAACTCACCGCTTTTGTGCAGTTTTCTTGACATTGAAAAAGATGAGATAAGAATAAGGCTAAAAGAAGGTTCGCGAAAGCTTGATATAAAAGATATTCAAGATGGGAAAGTAAATGGCATAGAATCGTATTATGGACAGATTAGCTTCTACGATAGTAATAAAGATTTGTCTGAAAAATTTGATGGCTGGCTTGAGAAAAAGGTTTTGGAGTACCTGGAAAGGAGTAATCAAAGACATTGCTATTAA